One Jatrophihabitans endophyticus DNA window includes the following coding sequences:
- a CDS encoding MATE family efflux transporter, which translates to MSTTAVQSARAVAKRLGWGLADQALSSLSNFGVGIMVARVVSPREFGVFAVAFSIYSVMVGVVRAIGTDALVVRFSAADSDATRDASRRAGGTALWTGAAVGGVLVLVGVVIGGDFRWLLIALGATMPGLLLQEAWRNIFFASAEGRKSFVNDAVWTVLLVPAFVIANEVSDASASSLTFAWGLSACVAACFGAVQARLLPDPRLALAWLRENRTLWPRFLAETVLFTGTQQVYLFAIGLVSGLVAVGQLKLVQIALGPVNVVSQGIGLVAVPEAVRAMHRGLRRLDAVAVAISVLVGGGALAWGLILGLAPAAVTSGLVGTSWLAASSLLLPLSLYQIANGLNTGAFVGLRAFKAARRSLAVRVFASLAQLAGALVGVAVDGARGAAYGLFAASVVYLSVWWSGYLTERSRFGANEGSDAPARRHSADASSVT; encoded by the coding sequence GCATCATGGTGGCGCGGGTCGTGTCACCACGCGAGTTCGGCGTCTTCGCCGTGGCCTTCTCCATCTACTCGGTCATGGTGGGCGTCGTTCGCGCCATCGGCACCGACGCGTTGGTCGTCCGCTTCTCCGCCGCGGACAGCGACGCCACGCGTGACGCCTCCCGGCGGGCCGGTGGCACGGCGTTGTGGACCGGCGCCGCGGTCGGCGGTGTGCTCGTCCTCGTCGGCGTCGTCATCGGCGGCGACTTCCGTTGGTTGCTCATCGCGCTCGGCGCGACGATGCCCGGTCTGCTGCTGCAGGAAGCCTGGCGCAACATCTTCTTCGCGAGTGCCGAGGGTCGCAAGTCCTTCGTCAACGACGCCGTGTGGACCGTCCTGCTCGTGCCGGCCTTCGTCATCGCGAACGAGGTGAGCGACGCGTCGGCGAGTTCGCTCACCTTCGCCTGGGGCCTCTCGGCGTGCGTCGCCGCGTGCTTCGGCGCGGTCCAGGCGCGGTTGCTGCCCGACCCGCGGCTGGCACTGGCCTGGCTGCGGGAGAACCGAACCCTGTGGCCGCGCTTCCTCGCCGAGACCGTGCTGTTCACCGGGACGCAGCAGGTCTACCTCTTCGCGATCGGCCTGGTCTCCGGCCTCGTCGCCGTCGGGCAGCTCAAACTCGTGCAGATCGCGCTCGGCCCGGTGAACGTCGTGTCCCAGGGCATCGGCCTGGTGGCGGTTCCGGAGGCGGTGCGGGCGATGCACCGGGGGCTGCGCAGGCTGGACGCCGTCGCCGTGGCGATCTCGGTCCTCGTCGGCGGCGGTGCGCTGGCATGGGGGTTGATCCTCGGTCTCGCCCCGGCCGCCGTCACCTCGGGGCTGGTCGGCACGTCCTGGCTTGCCGCGTCGTCGTTGCTCCTGCCGCTGTCGCTCTATCAGATAGCCAACGGCTTGAACACCGGCGCGTTCGTCGGGCTGCGCGCGTTCAAGGCAGCTCGTCGCAGCCTTGCCGTCCGCGTCTTCGCCTCGTTGGCCCAGCTGGCGGGCGCACTCGTCGGTGTGGCCGTGGACGGGGCCCGCGGGGCGGCCTACGGCCTGTTCGCCGCCTCGGTCGTCTACCTGTCCGTCTGGTGGTCCGGTTACCTGACGGAGCGCTCCCGCTTCGGCGCGAACGAGGGCTCCGACGCCCCGGCCCGGCGCCACAGCGCCGATGCGTCGTCCGTGACGTAG